The Streptomyces seoulensis genome contains a region encoding:
- the trpB gene encoding tryptophan synthase subunit beta yields the protein MPSSNYFFPDPEGQVPTTQGYFGAFGGKFIPEALVAAVDEVAVEYDKAKADPEFARELNDLMVDYTGRPSSLTEVPRFAEHAGGARVFLKREDLNHTGSHKINNVLGQALLTKRMGKTRVIAETGAGQHGVATATACALFGLDCTIYMGEIDTERQALNVARMRMLGAEVVAVKSGSRTLKDAINEAFRDWVANVDRTHYLFGTVAGPHPFPAMVRDFHRVIGVEARRQILERAGRLPDAAIACVGGGSNAIGLFHAFIPDEDVRLIGCEPAGHGIDTGEHAATLTAGEPGILHGSRSYVLQDDEGQITEPYSISAGLDYPGIGPEHSYLKDSGRGEYRAVTDDAAMQALRLLSRTEGIIPAIESAHALAGALEVGKELGPGGLILVNLSGRGDKDMDTAARYFGLYDTDAEVAADEAHTAEIEGDAK from the coding sequence ATGCCCAGCAGCAACTACTTCTTCCCTGACCCGGAGGGCCAAGTGCCCACCACTCAGGGCTACTTCGGCGCCTTCGGCGGCAAGTTCATCCCGGAGGCCCTGGTCGCCGCCGTGGACGAGGTGGCCGTCGAGTACGACAAGGCCAAGGCGGACCCGGAGTTCGCCCGCGAGCTGAACGACCTCATGGTCGACTACACCGGCCGCCCCAGCTCGCTCACCGAGGTCCCGAGGTTCGCCGAACATGCCGGCGGAGCCCGCGTGTTCCTCAAGCGCGAGGACCTGAACCACACCGGCTCGCACAAGATCAACAACGTGCTCGGCCAGGCCCTGCTGACCAAGCGCATGGGCAAGACCCGCGTGATCGCGGAGACCGGCGCAGGACAGCACGGCGTCGCCACCGCCACCGCCTGCGCCCTGTTCGGCCTCGACTGCACCATCTACATGGGCGAGATCGACACCGAGCGCCAGGCGCTCAACGTCGCCCGGATGCGCATGCTCGGCGCCGAGGTCGTGGCCGTGAAGTCCGGCAGCCGCACCCTGAAGGACGCCATCAACGAGGCGTTCCGCGACTGGGTCGCCAACGTCGACCGCACCCACTACCTCTTCGGCACCGTCGCCGGACCCCACCCCTTCCCGGCGATGGTCCGCGACTTCCACCGCGTCATCGGCGTCGAGGCCCGCCGCCAGATCCTGGAGCGCGCCGGGCGCCTGCCGGACGCCGCCATCGCCTGCGTCGGCGGCGGCTCCAACGCCATCGGCCTCTTCCACGCCTTCATCCCCGACGAGGACGTGCGCCTGATCGGCTGCGAGCCCGCCGGGCACGGCATCGACACCGGCGAGCACGCGGCCACCCTGACCGCGGGCGAGCCCGGCATCCTGCACGGCTCCCGTTCCTACGTCCTCCAGGACGACGAGGGCCAGATCACCGAGCCGTACTCGATCTCGGCCGGCCTGGACTACCCCGGCATCGGCCCCGAGCACTCCTACCTCAAGGACTCCGGCCGGGGCGAGTACCGCGCCGTCACCGACGACGCCGCGATGCAGGCGCTGCGCCTGCTGTCGCGCACCGAGGGCATCATCCCGGCCATCGAGAGCGCCCACGCGCTGGCCGGCGCCCTGGAGGTCGGCAAGGAGCTGGGCCCGGGCGGGCTGATCCTCGTCAACCTCTCCGGCCGCGGCGACAAGGACATGGACACCGCCGCCCGGTACTTCGGGCTCTACGACACCGACGCCGAGGTCGCGGCCGACGAGGCCCACACCGCCGAGATCGAGGGGGACGCCAAGTGA
- a CDS encoding DUF2752 domain-containing protein, with amino-acid sequence MNADSGAASPLSPPARPEDAPLWRRLATPAGVLAAVAGAFAYVGAVDPNQPGHYPVCPLYALTGLYCPGCGGLRSAHAFVHGDLLGALHDNAAGVAAYLAFAVLWTVWVVRVARGRPVRLVLGGTPLWVLGSALLLFTVVRNLPFGGLIRP; translated from the coding sequence GTGAATGCCGACAGCGGTGCCGCCTCGCCCCTCTCCCCGCCCGCCAGGCCCGAGGACGCCCCGCTGTGGCGGCGCCTCGCCACCCCGGCCGGGGTCCTCGCGGCGGTGGCCGGAGCCTTCGCCTACGTCGGCGCCGTCGACCCCAACCAGCCCGGCCACTACCCGGTCTGCCCGCTCTACGCGCTCACCGGGCTGTACTGCCCCGGCTGCGGCGGACTGCGCAGCGCGCACGCCTTCGTCCACGGCGACCTCCTCGGCGCCCTGCACGACAACGCGGCCGGTGTCGCCGCCTACCTCGCCTTCGCCGTGCTCTGGACGGTCTGGGTGGTCCGCGTGGCCCGGGGCCGGCCGGTGCGGCTCGTCCTCGGAGGTACGCCGCTGTGGGTCCTCGGCTCCGCGCTGCTGCTCTTCACCGTCGTCCGGAACCTGCCGTTCGGTGGCTTGATCCGTCCTTGA
- a CDS encoding CaiB/BaiF CoA transferase family protein: MSADRTENAPRPPLDGLRVLDLATLFAGPLAATMLGDFGAEVIKVEHPLRPDPSRGHGPAKDGVGLWWKVLGRNKRTITLDLSRPGGRDTLLRLAATADVVIENFRPGTLEKWDLGWPELSAANPRLVLARVTAFGQFGPYAHRPGFGTLAEAMSGFAALTGEPEAPPTLPPFGLADSIAALATAYAVLTALAARQHTGTGQVVDMAIIEPMLAVLGPQPTWYDQLGYVQERTGNRSANNAPRNTYRTLDGAWVAVSTSAQSVAERVMRLVGRPELTDEPWFATGVQRAAHADELDEAVGNWIAARPRDEVLAAFEKAEAAIAPVQDVRDVLDDPQYQALDTVTTVADPELGPLRMQNVLFRLSATPGAIRWAGRGHGADTDAVLTELGLGPAEIGALREEGAL; encoded by the coding sequence ATGAGCGCCGACCGCACCGAGAACGCGCCCCGCCCGCCGCTGGACGGCCTGCGGGTGCTGGACCTGGCCACCCTGTTCGCCGGTCCGCTGGCCGCCACGATGCTGGGTGACTTCGGCGCCGAGGTGATCAAGGTGGAGCATCCGCTGCGGCCCGACCCGTCGCGGGGGCACGGCCCGGCCAAGGACGGGGTGGGCCTGTGGTGGAAGGTGCTCGGCCGCAACAAGCGGACCATCACCCTCGACCTGTCCCGCCCGGGCGGCCGGGACACCCTGCTCAGGCTCGCCGCCACCGCCGACGTGGTGATCGAGAACTTCCGGCCCGGCACCCTGGAGAAGTGGGACCTGGGCTGGCCCGAGCTGTCGGCGGCCAACCCCCGGCTCGTCCTCGCGCGGGTCACGGCCTTCGGCCAGTTCGGCCCGTACGCGCACCGGCCCGGCTTCGGCACGCTGGCCGAGGCGATGAGCGGCTTCGCCGCCCTCACCGGCGAGCCGGAGGCGCCCCCGACCCTGCCGCCCTTCGGGCTCGCCGACTCCATCGCCGCCCTGGCCACCGCGTACGCCGTGCTCACCGCGCTGGCCGCCCGGCAGCACACCGGCACCGGGCAGGTGGTGGACATGGCGATCATCGAGCCGATGCTCGCCGTGCTGGGCCCCCAGCCGACCTGGTACGACCAGCTCGGCTACGTCCAGGAACGCACCGGCAACCGGTCCGCGAACAACGCGCCGCGCAACACCTACCGCACCCTGGACGGCGCCTGGGTCGCGGTCTCCACCTCGGCGCAGTCGGTGGCGGAACGGGTGATGCGCCTGGTGGGCCGCCCGGAGCTGACCGACGAGCCCTGGTTCGCCACCGGGGTGCAGCGGGCCGCGCACGCCGACGAGCTGGACGAGGCGGTCGGCAACTGGATCGCGGCCCGCCCCCGTGACGAGGTGCTGGCCGCCTTCGAGAAGGCGGAGGCGGCCATCGCCCCCGTGCAGGACGTACGGGACGTGCTGGACGACCCGCAGTACCAGGCGCTGGACACGGTCACCACCGTGGCCGACCCCGAGCTGGGCCCGCTGCGCATGCAGAACGTCCTCTTCCGGCTCTCCGCGACCCCCGGTGCGATCCGCTGGGCCGGGCGCGGACACGGCGCCGACACCGACGCGGTCCTCACCGAGCTGGGCCTCGGCCCGGCCGAGATCGGCGCCCTGCGCGAGGAGGGCGCGCTGTGA
- a CDS encoding HGxxPAAW family protein, translating into MAGSSHGHTPAAWTGVIIAFIGFCVSGAFIVMAQPVGFWAGLVIVVLGGVVGWIMRSMGLGMPKESATPVRPAAAATREPVGAES; encoded by the coding sequence ATGGCGGGCAGCAGCCACGGTCACACCCCGGCCGCCTGGACCGGTGTCATCATCGCCTTCATCGGTTTCTGCGTCTCGGGCGCCTTCATCGTGATGGCCCAGCCCGTCGGCTTCTGGGCCGGTCTGGTGATCGTGGTCCTCGGTGGCGTCGTGGGCTGGATCATGCGCTCCATGGGCCTCGGCATGCCGAAGGAGAGCGCCACCCCGGTCCGCCCTGCCGCGGCAGCCACCCGTGAGCCGGTCGGCGCGGAGAGCTGA
- the rbsK gene encoding ribokinase, giving the protein MTHIVVLGSTNMDLVTYVAKAPQRGETVTGREFRTIPGGKGANQAMAAARAGATVSLIGAVGNDAYGARLRDNLEHSGVDTDFLRTVEGPSGTAHIVVDDEGGNSIVVVPGANGTVDHLSPGDEGLIASADALLLQLEVPLAAVVAGAEAARRHGVRTVLTPSPAQPLPEELLSVTDVLVPNEYEAVTLTGRTDPLDAAVGLLELVPEVVLTLGEAGCLYVSRNTEPLAVPAHQVAAVDSTGAGDTFAGAYAVAVAEEKPLREALSWAAAAAALSVQREGASASMPYRPEIEAQYTA; this is encoded by the coding sequence ATGACCCACATCGTCGTGCTCGGCAGCACGAACATGGACCTCGTCACCTATGTCGCCAAGGCACCGCAGCGCGGCGAGACCGTCACCGGACGGGAGTTCCGCACCATCCCCGGCGGCAAGGGCGCCAACCAGGCGATGGCCGCCGCCCGCGCGGGCGCCACGGTGTCGCTGATCGGCGCGGTCGGCAACGACGCGTACGGCGCCCGGCTCCGCGACAACCTCGAACACTCCGGCGTGGACACCGACTTCCTGCGCACGGTCGAGGGCCCGTCGGGCACCGCGCACATCGTGGTGGACGACGAGGGCGGCAACTCCATCGTCGTCGTCCCCGGCGCCAACGGCACCGTCGACCACCTCTCCCCCGGCGACGAGGGCCTGATCGCCTCCGCCGACGCGCTGCTGCTGCAACTGGAGGTCCCGCTCGCGGCCGTCGTCGCGGGCGCGGAGGCGGCCAGGCGGCACGGCGTCCGCACGGTGCTCACCCCCTCCCCCGCCCAGCCGCTGCCGGAGGAGCTGCTGAGCGTGACCGACGTGCTGGTCCCCAACGAGTACGAGGCCGTCACCCTCACCGGCCGCACCGACCCGCTCGACGCGGCCGTGGGCCTGCTCGAACTGGTGCCGGAGGTAGTGCTCACCCTGGGCGAGGCGGGGTGCCTGTACGTGTCCCGGAACACCGAGCCGCTCGCGGTGCCCGCGCACCAGGTGGCGGCGGTGGACTCCACCGGCGCGGGCGACACCTTCGCCGGTGCCTACGCGGTGGCCGTCGCCGAGGAGAAGCCGCTGCGGGAGGCGCTGTCCTGGGCGGCGGCCGCGGCCGCGCTGTCGGTGCAGCGGGAGGGGGCGTCGGCGTCGATGCCGTACCGCCCCGAGATCGAGGCGCAGTACACCGCATGA
- the lgt gene encoding prolipoprotein diacylglyceryl transferase produces the protein MELAYIPSPSRGVLYLGPVPLRGYAFCIIIGVFVAVWLGNKRWVARGGRPGTVADIAVWAVPFGLVGGRLYHVITDYELYFSPGRDWVDAFKVWEGGLGIWGAIALGAVGAWIGARRMGVALPAYADAVAPGIAFAQAIGRWGNWFNQELYGHETNLPWALHITSSEGGRVPGYYHPTFLYESLWCVGVGLLVIWADRRFKLGHGRTFALYVAAYCAGRAWIEYMRVDDAHHILGVRLNVWTAVVVFLLAVTYLVLSARRRPGREAVVEPGVSDGPAEDEADAADGETKAEAEGGAEDGDGAKVDVTKAEKAEKPEKAEKPEPVDSPAEAGAEADAEPKAEAAGVKDTAESGKKG, from the coding sequence ATGGAACTTGCCTACATTCCCAGTCCGTCGCGCGGGGTGCTGTACCTCGGCCCTGTCCCGCTGCGCGGTTACGCCTTCTGCATCATCATCGGTGTCTTCGTCGCCGTCTGGCTCGGCAACAAGCGCTGGGTAGCGCGGGGCGGACGCCCCGGCACCGTCGCCGACATCGCGGTGTGGGCCGTCCCCTTCGGCCTCGTCGGCGGCCGGCTCTACCACGTGATCACGGACTATGAGCTGTACTTCAGTCCGGGCCGCGACTGGGTGGACGCCTTCAAGGTGTGGGAGGGCGGCCTGGGCATCTGGGGCGCCATCGCGCTCGGCGCGGTCGGCGCATGGATCGGTGCCCGGCGCATGGGCGTGGCCCTGCCCGCCTACGCCGACGCCGTCGCCCCCGGCATCGCTTTCGCGCAGGCCATCGGCCGCTGGGGCAACTGGTTCAACCAGGAGCTGTACGGCCACGAGACGAACCTGCCCTGGGCCCTGCACATCACCTCCTCCGAGGGCGGCCGGGTGCCGGGTTACTACCACCCGACCTTCCTCTACGAATCCCTGTGGTGCGTGGGTGTCGGTCTCCTGGTCATCTGGGCCGACCGCCGCTTCAAGCTGGGCCACGGCCGCACCTTCGCGCTGTACGTCGCCGCGTACTGCGCGGGCCGCGCCTGGATCGAGTACATGCGGGTGGACGACGCCCACCACATCCTGGGTGTCCGGCTGAACGTCTGGACGGCCGTGGTGGTGTTCCTGCTGGCGGTGACCTACCTGGTCCTCTCCGCACGGCGCCGGCCGGGACGCGAGGCGGTCGTGGAGCCCGGTGTCTCCGACGGTCCGGCCGAGGACGAGGCGGACGCCGCTGACGGTGAGACGAAGGCCGAGGCGGAGGGCGGGGCCGAGGACGGGGACGGGGCCAAGGTCGACGTGACCAAGGCCGAGAAGGCTGAGAAGCCAGAGAAGGCCGAGAAGCCCGAGCCCGTGGATTCCCCGGCCGAGGCCGGTGCCGAGGCCGACGCCGAACCCAAGGCCGAGGCCGCCGGGGTCAAGGACACGGCCGAGTCCGGCAAGAAGGGCTGA
- the trpA gene encoding tryptophan synthase subunit alpha translates to MSGNIQLLSDTLAAAKAEDRAALIAYLPAGFPTVDGGIEAIKAVFDGGADVVEVGLPHSDPVLDGPVIQTADDIALRGGVRIADVMRTVREAHAATGKPVLVMTYWNPIDRYGVERFTAELAEAGGAGCILPDLPVQESALWREHADKHGLATVFVVAPSSRDARLAEITAAGSGFVYAASLMGVTGTRESVGAQAEDLVTRARATRDDLPVCVGLGVSDAAQAAEVAAFADGVIVGSAFVKRMLDAPDDASGVEAVRALAADLAKGVRRDA, encoded by the coding sequence GTGAGCGGCAACATCCAACTGCTGTCGGACACCCTCGCCGCCGCGAAGGCCGAGGACCGCGCCGCACTCATCGCCTACCTCCCGGCCGGGTTCCCGACCGTGGACGGCGGCATCGAGGCGATCAAGGCCGTCTTCGACGGCGGCGCCGACGTCGTCGAGGTCGGTCTGCCGCACAGCGACCCGGTGCTCGACGGCCCGGTCATCCAGACCGCCGACGACATCGCCCTGCGCGGCGGCGTACGCATCGCGGACGTCATGCGCACGGTCCGCGAGGCCCACGCGGCCACCGGCAAGCCGGTGCTCGTCATGACGTACTGGAACCCCATCGACCGCTACGGCGTCGAGCGGTTCACCGCCGAGCTGGCCGAGGCGGGCGGCGCGGGCTGCATCCTGCCCGACCTGCCGGTGCAGGAGTCCGCGCTGTGGCGCGAGCACGCCGACAAGCACGGCCTCGCCACCGTCTTCGTGGTCGCCCCCAGCAGCAGGGACGCCCGGCTCGCCGAGATCACCGCGGCGGGCAGCGGCTTCGTGTACGCGGCCTCGCTGATGGGTGTCACCGGCACCCGTGAATCCGTCGGCGCGCAGGCCGAGGACCTGGTGACGCGTGCCCGCGCCACCCGCGACGACCTGCCCGTCTGTGTCGGCCTCGGCGTCTCCGACGCGGCCCAGGCCGCCGAGGTGGCCGCCTTCGCCGACGGCGTCATCGTCGGCTCGGCCTTCGTGAAGCGGATGCTGGACGCCCCCGACGACGCCTCCGGTGTCGAGGCGGTGCGCGCGCTCGCCGCCGACCTGGCGAAGGGCGTCCGCCGGGACGCCTGA
- the trpC gene encoding indole-3-glycerol phosphate synthase TrpC gives MSVLDEIIDGVRADLAERQARVSLDELKERAAAAPAPKDGVAALKGDGVKVICEVKRSSPSKGALAAIADPAALAADYEAGGAAVISVLTEQRRFGGSLADLEAVRARVDIPVLRKDFIVTSYQLWEARAYGADLALLIVAALEQPALESLIERAVSIGLTPLVEVHDEDEIERAVDAGAKIIGVNARNLKTLEVDRGTFERIAPEIPDELVKVAESGVRGPHDLIAYANAGADAVLVGESLVTGRDPKTAVADLVAAGEHPALRHGRG, from the coding sequence GTGAGTGTGCTCGACGAGATCATCGACGGAGTCCGGGCCGACCTCGCGGAGCGGCAGGCCCGCGTCAGCCTCGACGAGCTCAAGGAGCGCGCGGCCGCGGCGCCGGCCCCCAAGGACGGCGTGGCCGCCCTCAAGGGCGACGGCGTCAAGGTGATCTGCGAGGTCAAGCGCTCCAGCCCGTCCAAGGGCGCGCTGGCCGCCATCGCCGACCCGGCCGCCCTGGCCGCCGACTACGAGGCGGGCGGCGCCGCCGTCATCTCCGTCCTCACCGAGCAGCGCCGCTTCGGCGGCTCGCTGGCCGACCTCGAGGCCGTCCGCGCCCGCGTCGACATCCCGGTGCTGCGCAAGGACTTCATCGTCACCTCGTACCAGCTCTGGGAAGCCCGCGCGTACGGCGCCGACCTCGCGCTGCTCATCGTCGCCGCGCTGGAGCAGCCCGCGCTGGAGTCGCTGATCGAGCGCGCCGTCTCCATCGGCCTGACCCCGCTGGTCGAGGTCCACGACGAGGACGAGATCGAGCGTGCCGTGGACGCGGGCGCCAAGATCATCGGCGTCAACGCCCGCAACCTGAAGACCTTGGAGGTCGACCGGGGCACCTTCGAGCGGATCGCCCCGGAGATCCCCGACGAGCTGGTCAAGGTGGCGGAGTCCGGCGTGCGCGGCCCGCACGACCTGATCGCCTACGCCAACGCGGGCGCCGACGCCGTCCTGGTCGGGGAGTCCCTGGTCACCGGCCGCGACCCCAAGACCGCGGTGGCCGACCTGGTGGCCGCGGGCGAGCACCCCGCTCTGCGGCACGGCCGCGGCTGA
- a CDS encoding ADP-ribosylglycohydrolase family protein produces MLRLTWVQPEDLVGHELRQARLDGRNAARIEARWRAAGGADAPERAGASPEPVSRYLRLLAEDLLDELAELPSESADLEPTALDRIEALCPDWPASPTGRTAPDPRALEAAWLGRAIGCLLGKPVEKLPLDGIRALARATGNWPLTTWFTAKGVPEDLLARHPWNRRSAPTSLAENIDGMPEDDDLNYPLLGLLLLRRHGRAFTTADVARLWLDELPPGRAFTAERVALRNLLGGVEPPYTARHRNPFREWIGALIRADVHGWTNAGDPAAAAAQAHRDAALTHTSTGVHAAMFAAAVIAAASAGTKDVHACLRTGLTVVPPGSRLARAIGHAVRLAQQRADFDDVVDELHALYAPTHHWVHALPNTALIAAALTHADGDFTGSVCRAVSGGWDTDSNGATAGCVAGLLAGAPDALPERWRAPLKNRLATSVADFDGTGFDTLARLTHLEATRP; encoded by the coding sequence ATGCTCCGACTGACCTGGGTGCAGCCCGAGGACCTGGTCGGCCACGAGCTGCGCCAGGCCCGCCTGGACGGCCGCAACGCCGCCCGGATCGAGGCGCGCTGGCGCGCGGCGGGCGGCGCGGACGCCCCCGAGCGGGCCGGCGCCTCACCGGAGCCCGTCTCCCGCTACCTGCGGCTGCTGGCCGAGGACCTGCTCGACGAACTCGCCGAGCTGCCCAGCGAGTCGGCGGACCTGGAGCCGACCGCGCTGGACCGGATCGAGGCCCTGTGCCCCGACTGGCCCGCCTCCCCCACCGGGCGCACGGCCCCCGACCCGCGCGCGCTGGAGGCCGCCTGGCTCGGCCGGGCCATCGGCTGCCTGCTCGGCAAACCGGTGGAGAAGCTCCCCCTCGACGGCATCCGCGCCCTCGCCCGCGCCACCGGAAACTGGCCGCTGACCACGTGGTTCACGGCGAAGGGCGTCCCCGAGGACCTGCTCGCCCGGCACCCCTGGAACCGCCGCTCCGCCCCGACCTCGCTGGCCGAGAACATCGACGGCATGCCGGAGGACGACGACCTCAACTACCCCCTGCTGGGCCTGCTCCTGCTCCGCCGCCACGGCCGCGCCTTCACCACCGCCGACGTGGCCCGGCTCTGGCTGGACGAACTCCCGCCCGGCCGCGCCTTCACCGCCGAGCGCGTCGCCCTGCGCAACCTCCTCGGCGGTGTCGAGCCCCCGTACACCGCCCGCCACCGCAACCCGTTCCGCGAGTGGATCGGCGCCCTGATCCGGGCCGATGTGCACGGCTGGACCAACGCGGGCGACCCGGCGGCCGCCGCCGCGCAGGCCCACCGGGACGCGGCCCTCACCCACACCTCGACGGGCGTCCACGCGGCGATGTTCGCGGCCGCCGTCATCGCCGCCGCGTCCGCCGGCACCAAGGACGTGCACGCCTGCCTGCGCACCGGCCTCACGGTCGTCCCGCCCGGCTCCCGGCTGGCCCGCGCCATCGGCCACGCCGTCCGACTGGCGCAGCAGAGGGCCGACTTCGACGACGTCGTGGACGAACTGCACGCCCTGTACGCCCCCACCCACCACTGGGTGCACGCCCTGCCCAACACCGCCCTGATCGCCGCCGCGCTCACCCACGCGGACGGCGACTTCACCGGCTCGGTCTGCCGTGCGGTCTCGGGCGGCTGGGACACCGATTCCAACGGCGCGACGGCCGGCTGCGTCGCGGGCCTCCTCGCGGGCGCCCCCGACGCACTGCCCGAGCGCTGGCGGGCCCCGCTGAAGAACCGGCTCGCCACCTCGGTCGCCGACTTCGACGGCACCGGCTTCGACACCCTCGCCCGACTCACCCATCTGGAAGCGACCCGCCCATGA
- the trpM gene encoding tryptophan biosynthesis modulator TrpM, whose product MTLTLTTVDRHARLARGCRPRGCRAPARRVHGRRVRYHIGAEPGQVNGMRWRQPTRRGAGNGATSHERLAAK is encoded by the coding sequence GTGACCCTCACCCTGACCACCGTGGACCGGCACGCCCGCCTCGCGCGCGGCTGCCGCCCGCGGGGCTGCCGCGCGCCGGCCCGCCGGGTCCACGGCCGCAGGGTGCGGTACCACATCGGGGCCGAGCCCGGGCAGGTGAACGGCATGCGATGGCGACAGCCGACCCGCAGGGGCGCGGGGAACGGCGCGACCAGCCACGAACGGCTCGCGGCCAAGTAA
- a CDS encoding HpcH/HpaI aldolase/citrate lyase family protein, with protein sequence MTPLTWLYVPGDRPHVVDKALVAGADVVVIDLEDAVAPDRKEYARAATAERLADPQPVPVHVRLNGSEGPWAAADLTALADLPGASGLRLPKVAVPEQIRRTAEATALPLYALLESALGIEHAYAIATAHPALRGLSLGEADLSSDLGVRADTGLDWCRSRVVVAARAAGLAPPPQSVHPDVRDLDGLAASCAHGRALGFVGRAAIHPRQLPVIARAYLPTPEELAEAETVLKAAAAEQGALALPDGRFIDAAAVAQAQRILSTARGA encoded by the coding sequence GTGACCCCGCTGACCTGGCTGTACGTCCCCGGTGACCGGCCGCACGTGGTGGACAAGGCGCTGGTGGCGGGTGCCGACGTGGTGGTGATCGACCTGGAGGACGCGGTCGCCCCGGACCGCAAGGAGTACGCCCGCGCGGCCACCGCCGAACGGCTCGCCGACCCCCAGCCGGTCCCGGTCCACGTCCGTCTCAACGGCTCCGAGGGCCCCTGGGCGGCGGCCGACCTCACCGCGCTGGCCGACCTGCCGGGCGCCTCCGGGCTGCGGCTGCCCAAGGTGGCCGTGCCCGAGCAGATCCGCCGCACCGCCGAGGCCACCGCGCTCCCGCTGTACGCGCTGCTGGAGTCCGCCCTCGGCATCGAGCACGCCTACGCCATCGCCACCGCGCACCCCGCCCTGCGCGGGCTGTCCCTCGGCGAGGCCGACCTCAGCTCCGACCTCGGGGTACGGGCCGACACGGGCCTGGACTGGTGCCGCTCGCGGGTGGTGGTGGCCGCCCGCGCGGCCGGACTGGCCCCGCCGCCCCAGTCGGTCCACCCGGACGTACGGGACCTGGACGGTCTCGCCGCGTCCTGCGCCCACGGCCGCGCCCTCGGCTTCGTGGGCCGCGCGGCGATCCATCCCCGCCAGCTCCCGGTGATCGCGCGGGCCTATCTGCCCACCCCGGAGGAGCTGGCGGAGGCCGAGACGGTACTGAAGGCGGCCGCTGCCGAGCAGGGCGCGCTGGCCCTCCCGGACGGCCGCTTCATCGACGCGGCGGCGGTGGCCCAGGCCCAGCGGATCCTGTCGACGGCCCGCGGGGCCTGA
- a CDS encoding DsbA family protein: protein MSEKNRDGRRTARQRLAAEREKQKSAEKRRRALIVGVSVVGVLGLAAVIGVVAANAGKDKGSKKAGPVVAPSGAQGKDSLAIPVGGEGAKSTLTIWEDFRCPACQSFETRYRSTLHELTDAGKLRVEYHLVRLIDGNMGGTGSLRSANAAACAQDAGKFREYHDVLYANQPQETDDAFADNGKLIDLAGKVKGLDTPAFRSCVNDGTHNSWVDRSQQAFASGSFGGTPTVLFGGKNIYQDQSMTPEKLKEMVEAADRG from the coding sequence GTGAGCGAGAAGAACCGTGACGGAAGGCGCACCGCCCGCCAGCGCCTGGCGGCCGAGCGCGAGAAGCAGAAGTCCGCTGAGAAGCGCCGGCGCGCGCTGATCGTCGGCGTCAGTGTCGTCGGCGTCCTGGGTCTCGCGGCGGTGATCGGGGTCGTCGCGGCCAACGCGGGCAAGGACAAGGGCAGCAAGAAGGCGGGCCCGGTCGTGGCCCCGTCCGGCGCGCAGGGCAAGGACAGCCTGGCGATCCCGGTCGGTGGGGAGGGCGCCAAGTCCACGCTCACCATCTGGGAGGACTTCCGCTGCCCCGCCTGCCAGTCCTTCGAGACCCGGTACCGCTCCACGCTGCACGAGCTGACGGACGCGGGCAAGCTCCGCGTCGAGTACCACCTGGTCCGCCTGATCGACGGCAACATGGGCGGCACCGGCTCGCTGCGCTCGGCCAACGCGGCGGCCTGCGCCCAGGACGCCGGGAAGTTCCGCGAGTACCACGACGTGCTGTACGCGAACCAGCCCCAGGAGACCGACGACGCCTTCGCCGACAACGGCAAGCTGATCGACCTCGCGGGCAAGGTCAAGGGCCTCGACACGCCCGCGTTCCGCTCGTGTGTGAACGACGGCACCCACAACAGCTGGGTGGACCGCTCCCAGCAGGCGTTCGCCTCCGGCAGCTTCGGCGGCACGCCCACCGTGCTGTTCGGCGGCAAGAACATCTACCAGGACCAGTCCATGACCCCCGAGAAGCTCAAGGAGATGGTGGAGGCGGCCGACCGCGGGTGA